In Porites lutea chromosome 1, jaPorLute2.1, whole genome shotgun sequence, a single genomic region encodes these proteins:
- the LOC140926207 gene encoding uncharacterized protein, whose amino-acid sequence MQKRATSIAEFFPAKRSDQAEQLDGGRATQESSRSSQDPPAPSEAGSDTADSPERPSCSRRPRTQKSSRTEARQFFDQEARAEGTRDGRSADHDDEEDEDGDVESSQDRAFFVADQDVVEESSQSFYRQQDAASLQRDVESVEPYFPLAFAESADRPLAFNFDLFLLDSLSLPRHIVPRDSREEVSNAVLFGNAANAISYCTERLERGWKDTRPAADPTERASRRHTHPKVNKWELFRRHSARLTEALTSGQAPFDANLNRVRLDRFGNIMIWDAPAWSLASPEFTHGFPKRLIVQEHGGFLPGNITVSAKASNLTLRRLAVCDVACLVSQATTAGSGLSRARLLNLRYAAISYQSGSFCPQYLASAMVEFGVNFATFEALSADTLDTLHASLKRGWRQGDDSSSSGEESNEPLISCPESVMQEIGKSSAESSSEAGTSQQPPGDSERTMLCALLARLSSRPGSESSDSEEDHHGETDGENTSTTVGGARAARKKRKTSSVGGRRAKASRVGEATEGREPGAETTGEPVTAQEEEEANPWGLQDGSVAGLRLDAFPDAETWQDMLTFFRQHQPLRQEEIRTAMPRAGAWQGDPERAQEATSNLIADARRQLLGEKMAALFVICGRDNCNCREDSCALKGGQYWLQEQPRKPCSQDLRCAVCSVFTRHLDLCNLLGRASTSKGALFSRLLASSVAVHQLYDLAVPADLPPGQRVTRKQTVKGILCSMLDVERNRLQCLRRIGELATLVPKLLCVQLSSGRALFWEQLRRVSNTVIGQRGRAAKLAALEAFRRRMPDDSPWKEFLTPD is encoded by the exons ATGCAGAAGAGAGCCACGAGCATCGCAGAGTTTTTCCCAGCGAAGAGATCGGATCAAGCAGAACAGCTTGATGGTGGACGAGCGACGCAGGAATCATCCAG ATCTTCACAAGATCCGCCAGCGCCGAGCGAGGCTGGCAGTGATACGGCGGACAGCCCAGAAAG GCCTTCTTGTTCCCGCCGGCCGAGGACTCAAAAAAGCAGTCGCACCGAAGCAAG aCAGTTTTTTGACCAGGAGGCGAGAGCAGAAGGGACACGAGACGGCCGAAG CGCTGACCACgacgatgaagaagatgaagatggtGACGTTGAGTCCTCACAGGACAGGGCCTTCTTCGTGGCGGACCAGGATGTGGTCGAGGAAAGTAGTCAGTCCTTTTATCGACAACAGGACGCGGCTTCCCTCCAAAGGGACGTCGAGAGCGTGGAGCCATATTTCCCCTTGGCATTCGCAGAATCCGCCGACCGGCCTCTAGCTTTCAACTTTGACTTGTTTCTGCTAGACAGCCTGTCGTTGCCAAGGCACATAGTGCCTCGAGATTCGCGGGAGGAGGTGTCCAATGCAGTTTTGTTCGGCAACGCTGCCAACGCTATCAGCTACTGCACCGAGAGACTGGAAAGAGGGTGGAAAGATACGCGTCCTGCCGCTGATCCAACTGAGCGGGCAAGTCGCAGACACACCCACCCAAAGGTGAACAAGTGGGAACTCTTTCGCCGTCACAGCGCACGTTTGACCGAGGCTCTAACCAGCGGACAAGCGCCGTTTGACGCCAATTTAAACCGCGTTCGCTTGGACAG GTTTGGAAATATCATGATCTGGGACGCTCCGGCCTGGAGCCTCGCAAGCCCTGAATTCACGCACGGCTTTCCCAAGCGGCTGATAGTGCAAGAACACGGGGGTTTCTTACCGGGGAACATAACCGTGTCGGCGAAGGCCAGCAATTTGACGCTGAGGCGTTTGGCGGTGTGCGACGTGGCCTGCTTGGTCAGTCAAGCAACGACCGCCGGCTCAGGTCTGAGTAGAGCACGGCTCCTTAACCTCCGCTACGCGGCCATCAGTTACCAGAGTGGGTCATTCTGCCCGCAGTACCTGGCTTCCGCCATGGTAGAGTTTGGCGTAAACTTCGCCACCTTTGAGGCATTATCGGCAGACACCTTGGACACGCTTCACGCCAGCCTCAAGCGGGGTTGGAGACAGGGCGACGACTCCAGCAGTAGCGGCGAGGAATCCAACGAACCTCTCATATCCTGTCCGGAGAGTGTTATGCAGGAGATAGGCAAGTCCAGCGCGGAGTCTTCTTCGGAGGCTGGAACCTCCCAACAGCCACCAGGAGACAGCGAGCGGACAATGCTCTGTGCTCTCCTCGCACGGCTGAGCAGCCGGCCCGGCTCGGAAAGCAGCGACTCAGAGGAGGACCACCATGGGGAGACTGACGGAGAGAACACCTCGACGACAGTGGGTGGCGCACGCGCAGcaaggaagaagagaaagacttcCTCTGTAGGCGGGAGGAGAGCCAAGGCGTCCCGCGTGGGAGAAGCGACGGAGGGCAGGGAACCAG GTGCAGAAACGACAGGCGAACCAGTGACGGCGCAAGAGGAAGAAGAGGCAAATCCCTGGGGCTTGCAGGACGGGTCGGTCGCGGGACTCAGGCTTGACGCCTTCCCAGACGCGGAGACGTGGCAGGACATGTTAACTTTCTTCCGACAACACCAGCCGCTTCGCCAAGAG GAAATACGAACCGCCATGCCCAGGGCAGGCGCTTGGCAAGGAGACCCCGAGAGGGCACAAGAGGCCACTAGCAACCTGATTGCAGACGCACGCCGCCAACTGCTTGGTGAGAAGATGGCAGCCCTCTTCGTCATCTGCGGCCGCGACAACTGTAACTGCCGAGAAGACAGCTGTGCTCTGAAAGGCGGTCAATATTGGCTACAAGAGCAGCCACGAAAACCCTGCTCGCAAGACCTCCGCTGTGCCGTTTGCAGCGTCTTCACACGACACCTGGACCTCTGCAATCTCCTCGGTAGGGCGTCTACTAGCAAGGGCGCTCTCTTCAGTCGACTCCTTGCGAGTTCCGTGGCAGTTCACCAACTGTACGACCTCGCCGTCCCGGCAGACTTACCCCCCGGTCAGAGGGTGACCAGAAAACAGACCGTAAAGGGGATACTGTGCTCTATGTTAGACGTCGAGAGAAATAGGCTACAGTGCCTCAGGCGCATAGGAGAGCTAGCCACGCTGGTGCCTAAACTGCTCTGTGTTCAACTTAGCAGCGGTCGCGCACTCTTCTGGGAACAACTGAGAAGAGTTTCCAACACGGTGATCGGGCAACGCGGTCGAGCGGCAAAACTAGCCGCTCTGGAAGCTTTCCGCAGGAGAATGCCGGACGATTCGCCCTGGAAGGAGTTCTTGACCCCCGATTGA